A genomic window from Bifidobacteriaceae bacterium includes:
- a CDS encoding TIGR03773 family transporter-associated surface protein has product MSSPRHASAAILTAVLVLAGSLSMGAAPAHAEEGGSEPEPVVEVGEGAQYLRVVPGEVGATTELIEHNTDNLVYRINDSRRSTLPDGEAFAWLGAVGSQAWTSARFANSETALSLQFVIDPNIVRGIGHAPDRTLTISLDGTISPEGGSYAMYRMGTSGSSLTSSPRSDANQFKTGTGKTATGEPQGTPAPWTIPANATAMQRMIDLVHRFTAPGMYCVTYNFSFYLEQATEPTTTSRTLKFAVGDEVPANAACGTGATAPDTDPEPEPEPEPEPEPDLDPPGITILRKGHADVLYPVLEDPERQEGLTLKAHIDRVGTVALDDLVVHHPDDIKMTLPAVNSPGADYSFLGEPGATIWNSPQVNNAAAPWIGASTQDESFASLPRNATIFGFRIDAVTGANGSAAPGDFVRWSGGSTGSPVITFSTKEGGVPGLFYNTFVGQHGHTNWSFTAPGVYCLAAAVVAELPGGVEESRGWLTMAVGSEVDPRTVTPCGRTLPLPEPPAHSLPVAEAAAPVVIDSGKVDISLGPSGPSAVDVFLDRHTARHDALPTRYVFEDVILHRQLGELPYLVGRMTSGELSKVFDLDMHAASLPASEGLIRLDVTRVNGPGDLVIETGSPTTWPPLNSSTPATSSLTFAAGSSTLGPSFRVTAPGKYCVSATWTFVNGERPIVEDRVLTLVVDGPLDPSDYSGNYSTGYSYQGATWSGADHGALDATCVQDPDSWTRPSSETGPGEGQEPGQPQTPAWQVDNWAQTDSGATILNLGHVDVASLLESGRLNTQIKDTTVEGAAHATKDGASWHAPEDVVFQLLPDSQTAVPELAGFSFLGSPGDPLWQVEETQQDGLLWPGWSTEAIPPEATQTGVEWTLKKASGPGEFALYTLDPAHLGASIVRFNTRDGITAADSFAIPKAVHAHGTWAFSAEGAYCLGFERSTVLASGAAASHEFTLAVAVGQVDVKKIDPAQCFQTTDDADQPGDSSGPGGGGGGSEPGDGGGSGGDEDGPGGQPGPGNEEGSGGQGGPGEGDGPPDAVWDVPNGTVNQAGAVVLNNGHVDIASLLEGGSLVTKVKDTTGSGDPVWRDTGKTVLQLGPGSRIAVPEGAQWSFLGTAGADIYQVSQTQQAGLLWPGWSTESIPLTATQGGVDWALTQVAGPGEFALYETGAFGQPNVLFNTRDGINGADLFTIPKNTHAHGSWAFSAPGGYCLRFTRAATLAGGASVSNDFVLAVAVGQADVMGLDPSRCFQEPDETGDDPGSQPGGPDGGNGGEDGIGDDPNGGDGGGEDGIGGEGGNNGGQGGGGPQQPGAVWDVPNGTVNAAGATVLNDGHVDIASLIQGGALVTKVKDTTRSSDPVWRDPAKTVLQLRPDSRTVVPPFSAYSFLGAAGSSVYQVTQVQQPGLLWPGWSTEAIAVSATTGGVAWSLAGVTGPGEFALYVTDSFGQPDVLFNTRDGVTAADRFTIPKNTHAHGSWAFSAPGNYCLSMWRTAQLASGATSSDAFTLAVAVGTADVMQVDPANCGRQTGQDAQPGSPPPPDTGGAGGGSVPASKTVKASGCVGGATILSAGHIDYASRIVSGKLESLIGDDTSGSKVYRQPSGVILWLKPSSLVTLPPGYESVGAAGARVWQVPQTQNPDLVWLGWSTEALNAGNARGSVTWTLNSVSGPGSVKVYLSGAFGGVQQTVFAGSGGGYDIPLGVHAHANWAFSAQGIYRLNMTQTVTLANGQTSSDTETLTIAVGDVDPASAAGNGSGCGAISNAALLSDAVEAPEEPADQAAVEESRETRSGQGSDVREDPADTAAAPAANGDDRVPLLLSILGGLLAVGAVGGGLLWRRGRSRRRG; this is encoded by the coding sequence GTGTCCTCCCCGCGCCACGCTTCCGCCGCCATCCTGACAGCTGTTCTTGTCCTGGCCGGATCCCTGTCCATGGGCGCGGCGCCAGCGCACGCGGAGGAGGGCGGCTCAGAGCCGGAGCCGGTGGTGGAGGTCGGAGAGGGCGCACAGTATCTCCGCGTGGTACCCGGCGAGGTCGGTGCCACGACCGAGCTGATCGAACACAACACAGACAACCTGGTGTACCGCATAAACGACTCACGACGCTCAACGCTCCCGGACGGAGAGGCCTTCGCGTGGCTGGGGGCCGTCGGCAGCCAGGCCTGGACCAGCGCTCGGTTCGCCAACTCAGAAACCGCGCTGTCACTACAGTTCGTGATCGACCCAAACATCGTCAGAGGAATAGGCCACGCACCAGACCGAACGCTAACCATCTCACTCGACGGCACCATCAGCCCAGAGGGGGGCTCATACGCCATGTACCGGATGGGCACCAGCGGAAGCTCACTGACCAGTTCACCCCGCAGTGACGCCAATCAATTCAAAACCGGGACAGGCAAAACGGCGACTGGCGAACCACAAGGAACCCCAGCCCCCTGGACAATACCGGCCAACGCGACCGCGATGCAGCGGATGATCGACCTGGTGCACCGCTTCACCGCACCCGGCATGTACTGCGTGACCTACAACTTCAGCTTCTACCTGGAACAAGCCACCGAACCAACCACAACCAGCCGGACACTCAAATTCGCGGTCGGCGACGAAGTCCCGGCCAACGCCGCCTGCGGCACCGGCGCCACGGCGCCCGACACTGACCCGGAACCCGAACCCGAACCCGAGCCGGAGCCTGAACCGGACCTCGACCCGCCGGGAATCACAATTCTGCGCAAAGGGCACGCTGACGTGCTCTATCCCGTTCTTGAGGACCCCGAGCGCCAGGAAGGGCTCACCCTCAAGGCTCACATTGACCGCGTTGGCACTGTCGCCTTGGACGACTTGGTTGTCCACCACCCGGACGACATCAAGATGACGCTTCCGGCGGTCAACAGCCCAGGGGCCGATTACTCCTTCTTGGGGGAACCGGGCGCAACCATCTGGAACAGTCCCCAGGTCAACAACGCCGCCGCACCGTGGATCGGCGCTTCGACCCAGGACGAATCATTTGCGTCATTGCCCAGGAACGCGACGATTTTCGGTTTCCGGATTGACGCGGTGACCGGCGCCAACGGCTCCGCCGCGCCGGGTGACTTCGTCAGATGGAGCGGTGGTTCTACAGGTTCGCCGGTCATCACCTTCAGCACCAAGGAAGGCGGCGTTCCGGGGCTGTTCTACAACACATTCGTTGGTCAACACGGCCACACCAACTGGTCGTTCACGGCGCCGGGCGTGTATTGCCTCGCGGCGGCCGTGGTCGCGGAGTTGCCCGGCGGCGTGGAAGAAAGCCGCGGCTGGTTGACAATGGCGGTCGGCTCCGAAGTCGACCCCAGGACGGTCACTCCCTGCGGGAGAACGCTGCCGCTTCCTGAGCCGCCAGCCCATTCGCTTCCGGTGGCCGAGGCCGCGGCTCCGGTTGTGATCGATTCGGGGAAAGTCGATATCTCGCTTGGACCATCTGGTCCATCGGCCGTGGACGTGTTCTTGGACCGCCACACCGCACGGCATGACGCGCTGCCAACCAGATACGTCTTCGAGGACGTCATCCTCCATCGGCAACTGGGCGAACTGCCCTATCTGGTGGGGCGAATGACAAGTGGGGAATTGTCGAAGGTGTTCGATTTGGATATGCATGCGGCTTCCCTGCCCGCTAGCGAGGGACTCATTCGTCTTGATGTGACACGGGTGAACGGTCCGGGTGATCTGGTGATCGAAACCGGAAGCCCCACCACGTGGCCCCCTCTCAACAGTTCAACTCCGGCAACTAGCAGCCTGACCTTCGCCGCTGGCTCGTCCACCCTTGGCCCCAGTTTCCGCGTGACGGCGCCCGGCAAGTACTGCGTGTCTGCCACGTGGACATTTGTCAATGGGGAGCGCCCCATTGTGGAGGACCGGGTCTTGACGCTGGTGGTCGATGGGCCGCTGGACCCTTCGGATTACAGCGGCAATTACTCGACCGGCTACAGCTACCAAGGGGCCACTTGGTCTGGGGCGGATCATGGCGCACTTGACGCAACGTGCGTCCAAGACCCAGACTCATGGACCCGCCCGTCAAGCGAGACTGGCCCCGGGGAAGGCCAAGAACCGGGCCAGCCCCAGACCCCGGCCTGGCAGGTGGACAACTGGGCTCAGACCGATTCGGGCGCGACAATCCTGAACCTGGGTCACGTTGACGTGGCCTCGCTGCTGGAAAGCGGGCGTTTGAACACGCAGATCAAAGACACCACCGTGGAAGGGGCGGCGCACGCCACCAAAGACGGCGCCTCCTGGCACGCGCCGGAGGATGTTGTGTTCCAACTCCTGCCTGATTCCCAGACCGCGGTGCCGGAACTGGCGGGGTTCTCCTTCCTCGGCAGCCCTGGAGACCCGCTGTGGCAGGTCGAGGAAACCCAGCAAGACGGGCTGCTGTGGCCGGGGTGGTCCACGGAGGCGATCCCCCCAGAGGCGACGCAGACCGGGGTCGAATGGACCTTGAAGAAGGCGTCCGGCCCCGGCGAGTTCGCCCTTTACACCCTGGATCCGGCCCACCTCGGGGCCTCCATTGTGCGCTTCAACACCCGCGACGGAATCACCGCCGCAGACAGTTTTGCAATCCCGAAGGCCGTCCACGCCCACGGGACTTGGGCATTCAGCGCCGAGGGCGCATACTGCCTGGGCTTCGAGCGGTCCACTGTGCTCGCGTCCGGCGCGGCGGCCTCCCACGAGTTCACGCTCGCGGTCGCAGTCGGCCAGGTCGACGTGAAGAAGATCGACCCGGCGCAGTGCTTCCAAACCACCGACGATGCCGACCAACCAGGCGACAGCAGCGGCCCCGGCGGCGGTGGCGGCGGCAGCGAGCCGGGCGACGGCGGCGGTTCCGGCGGTGACGAGGACGGGCCGGGCGGTCAGCCCGGGCCGGGGAACGAGGAAGGCTCGGGCGGCCAAGGCGGGCCGGGCGAGGGCGACGGTCCGCCGGACGCGGTCTGGGATGTGCCGAACGGCACGGTCAACCAGGCCGGGGCGGTTGTGCTGAACAACGGGCATGTGGACATAGCCTCGCTGCTGGAGGGCGGCTCCCTGGTCACAAAGGTCAAAGACACCACAGGCTCTGGAGACCCGGTGTGGCGGGACACGGGCAAGACCGTGCTGCAACTGGGGCCGGGTTCGCGGATCGCGGTGCCGGAGGGCGCGCAGTGGTCGTTCCTCGGGACGGCCGGGGCCGACATCTACCAGGTTTCGCAAACCCAGCAGGCCGGGTTGCTCTGGCCGGGCTGGTCCACGGAATCTATCCCGTTGACGGCCACCCAGGGCGGGGTCGACTGGGCGTTGACGCAGGTCGCGGGGCCGGGCGAGTTCGCCCTGTATGAGACGGGCGCGTTCGGGCAGCCGAACGTGCTCTTCAACACGCGCGACGGGATCAACGGCGCGGACCTGTTCACCATCCCGAAGAACACGCACGCGCACGGCTCGTGGGCATTCTCCGCGCCTGGCGGCTACTGTCTGCGGTTCACCCGCGCGGCCACGTTGGCCGGCGGCGCCTCGGTTTCCAACGATTTCGTTTTGGCGGTGGCCGTTGGCCAGGCTGACGTGATGGGCCTCGACCCGTCCCGGTGCTTCCAAGAGCCGGACGAGACCGGCGACGATCCAGGTTCCCAGCCCGGCGGCCCGGACGGCGGCAATGGCGGTGAAGACGGGATCGGCGACGACCCGAACGGCGGCGATGGCGGCGGTGAAGACGGCATCGGCGGAGAAGGGGGTAACAACGGCGGCCAAGGAGGCGGCGGCCCCCAGCAGCCCGGGGCGGTGTGGGACGTGCCGAACGGGACGGTCAACGCTGCGGGCGCCACGGTGCTCAACGACGGGCATGTCGACATCGCGTCGCTCATCCAAGGCGGGGCGCTCGTCACCAAGGTGAAGGACACCACCCGGTCAAGCGACCCGGTGTGGCGCGACCCGGCCAAGACCGTGCTGCAACTGCGGCCGGATTCGAGGACGGTGGTTCCGCCCTTCAGCGCGTACAGCTTCCTCGGCGCGGCCGGGTCCTCGGTGTACCAGGTGACGCAGGTGCAGCAGCCGGGGTTGCTCTGGCCGGGCTGGTCCACGGAGGCGATCGCGGTGAGCGCGACCACGGGCGGCGTGGCCTGGAGCCTCGCGGGCGTCACGGGGCCGGGCGAGTTCGCGCTGTACGTGACGGACTCGTTCGGGCAGCCTGACGTGCTGTTCAACACGCGCGACGGCGTCACGGCGGCGGACCGGTTCACCATTCCGAAGAACACGCACGCGCACGGCTCGTGGGCGTTTTCCGCGCCGGGGAACTACTGCCTGTCGATGTGGCGGACCGCTCAATTGGCCTCCGGGGCGACCAGTTCGGACGCGTTCACCCTGGCGGTGGCCGTGGGCACGGCGGACGTGATGCAGGTCGACCCGGCCAACTGCGGCCGGCAGACCGGCCAGGACGCGCAGCCCGGGAGCCCGCCGCCGCCGGACACGGGCGGCGCCGGCGGGGGAAGCGTCCCGGCCTCGAAGACCGTCAAGGCGTCCGGTTGCGTGGGCGGGGCCACCATCCTGTCCGCCGGGCACATCGACTACGCCTCCAGGATTGTGTCCGGCAAGCTTGAGTCGCTGATCGGCGACGACACCTCCGGGTCGAAGGTCTACCGGCAGCCCTCCGGCGTGATCCTGTGGCTGAAGCCGTCCAGTTTGGTGACCCTTCCGCCCGGATACGAATCGGTCGGGGCCGCCGGGGCGCGGGTCTGGCAGGTGCCGCAGACGCAGAACCCGGACCTGGTTTGGCTGGGCTGGTCCACGGAGGCGTTGAACGCCGGCAACGCGCGCGGGTCGGTGACGTGGACGCTGAACAGCGTCAGCGGGCCCGGTTCGGTCAAGGTCTACCTCTCGGGGGCGTTCGGCGGGGTGCAGCAGACAGTGTTCGCGGGCTCGGGCGGCGGCTACGACATCCCGCTCGGCGTCCACGCGCACGCCAATTGGGCCTTTTCCGCCCAGGGCATCTACCGCCTGAACATGACGCAGACCGTCACGCTGGCGAACGGCCAGACCTCGTCCGACACGGAGACGTTGACAATCGCAGTCGGCGACGTCGACCCGGCCTCCGCGGCCGGCAACGGTTCGGGGTGCGGCGCCATCTCCAACGCGGCCTTGTTGTCCGATGCCGTCGAGGCGCCCGAGGAGCCAGCCGACCAGGCCGCAGTCGAAGAGTCCCGCGAGACGCGGTCCGGCCAGGGCTCCGACGTGCGGGAAGACCCGGCCGACACGGCCGCCGCGCCCGCCGCGAACGGGGATGACCGAGTGCCGCTGCTGCTGTCCATCCTGGGCGGCCTGCTGGCGGTGGGTGCCGTTGGGGGCGGCTTGCTGTGGCGGCGCGGCAGGAGCCGGAGGCGCGGGTGA